In one window of Mobula hypostoma chromosome 1, sMobHyp1.1, whole genome shotgun sequence DNA:
- the penkb gene encoding proenkephalin b isoform X1: MWRLLLPIVGYFRRPAHSSINTRHRLQELETFTRHQKGFILRKPATKLMALQWKCHCLLAVLCASFVGVGADCDQECAYCAYHLAGHATEFNSLSCTLECEGKTPSGKAWGMCKELEEINKLHEDSQSAPENDKEKEEQRQLLNKRYGGFMKRYGGFMKKGDPSDTYFADVHDENRGREILNKRYGGFMKKDVESASSVDSSDILKELLNLSELNDQKHYLDQSDSDSRSDIMKRYGGFMNAIKQNQELDNWPELQKRYGGFMRRFGKPDYQKRYGGFMKRWNDALVPSDEDGEIYSKEVPEFEKRYGGFMRN, translated from the exons atgtggaggctgttgcttcctatagtgg GTTATTTCCGGAGACCGGCACATTCCTCTATAAATACCAGGCACCGTCTGCAAGAGCTGGAAACCTTCACCCGGCATCAGAAAGGTTTCATTCTCAGAAAGCCTGCGACAAAG CTAATGGCGTTACAGTGGAAGTGCCATTGCCTGCTGGCGGTGTTGTGTGCCTCCTTCGTAGGGGTCGGGGCAGATTGTGACCAAGAATGTGCCTACTGTGCCTACCATTTAGCCGGCCATGCCACGGAGTTCAACTCGCTG AGTTGCACATTGGAGTGTGAAGGTAAGACGCCATCAGGAAAGGCATGGGGGATGTGCAAAGAGCTGGAGGAAATTAATAAACTCCACGAGGACAGTCAAAGTGCTCCTGAAAATGACAAGGAAAAGGAAGAACAACGTCAGCTTCTGAACAAGCGATATGGCGGCTTCATGAAGCGCTATGGTGGATTTATGAAAAAAGGAGACCCCAGTGACACCTACTTTGCCGACGTTCACGATGAAAATAGGGGGAGGGAGATACTGAATAAAAGATATGGGGGGTTCATGAAGAAGGATGTTGAGAGTGCTTCTTCAGTAGATTCTTCTGACATTCTCAAAGAATTGCTGAACCTGAGTGAGCTCAACGATCAGAAGCATTACTTGGACCAGAGCGACTCTGATAGCCGCAGTGACATCATGAAGAGGTATGGGGGATTCATGAATGCAATCAAACAAAACCAAGAATTAGACAATTGGCCTGAATTGCAAAAGAGATATGGAGGCTTCATGAGAAGGTTTGGGAAACCAGATTACCAGAAAAGGTATGGTGGTTTTATGAAACGTTGGAATGATGCTCTCGTCCCTTCCGATGAAGATGGTGAAATATATTCCAAAGAAGTCCCTGAATTTGAAAAGAGATATGGTGGATTTATGAGGAATTAG
- the penkb gene encoding proenkephalin b isoform X2: MRPFSGYFRRPAHSSINTRHRLQELETFTRHQKGFILRKPATKLMALQWKCHCLLAVLCASFVGVGADCDQECAYCAYHLAGHATEFNSLSCTLECEGKTPSGKAWGMCKELEEINKLHEDSQSAPENDKEKEEQRQLLNKRYGGFMKRYGGFMKKGDPSDTYFADVHDENRGREILNKRYGGFMKKDVESASSVDSSDILKELLNLSELNDQKHYLDQSDSDSRSDIMKRYGGFMNAIKQNQELDNWPELQKRYGGFMRRFGKPDYQKRYGGFMKRWNDALVPSDEDGEIYSKEVPEFEKRYGGFMRN, from the exons GTTATTTCCGGAGACCGGCACATTCCTCTATAAATACCAGGCACCGTCTGCAAGAGCTGGAAACCTTCACCCGGCATCAGAAAGGTTTCATTCTCAGAAAGCCTGCGACAAAG CTAATGGCGTTACAGTGGAAGTGCCATTGCCTGCTGGCGGTGTTGTGTGCCTCCTTCGTAGGGGTCGGGGCAGATTGTGACCAAGAATGTGCCTACTGTGCCTACCATTTAGCCGGCCATGCCACGGAGTTCAACTCGCTG AGTTGCACATTGGAGTGTGAAGGTAAGACGCCATCAGGAAAGGCATGGGGGATGTGCAAAGAGCTGGAGGAAATTAATAAACTCCACGAGGACAGTCAAAGTGCTCCTGAAAATGACAAGGAAAAGGAAGAACAACGTCAGCTTCTGAACAAGCGATATGGCGGCTTCATGAAGCGCTATGGTGGATTTATGAAAAAAGGAGACCCCAGTGACACCTACTTTGCCGACGTTCACGATGAAAATAGGGGGAGGGAGATACTGAATAAAAGATATGGGGGGTTCATGAAGAAGGATGTTGAGAGTGCTTCTTCAGTAGATTCTTCTGACATTCTCAAAGAATTGCTGAACCTGAGTGAGCTCAACGATCAGAAGCATTACTTGGACCAGAGCGACTCTGATAGCCGCAGTGACATCATGAAGAGGTATGGGGGATTCATGAATGCAATCAAACAAAACCAAGAATTAGACAATTGGCCTGAATTGCAAAAGAGATATGGAGGCTTCATGAGAAGGTTTGGGAAACCAGATTACCAGAAAAGGTATGGTGGTTTTATGAAACGTTGGAATGATGCTCTCGTCCCTTCCGATGAAGATGGTGAAATATATTCCAAAGAAGTCCCTGAATTTGAAAAGAGATATGGTGGATTTATGAGGAATTAG
- the penkb gene encoding proenkephalin b isoform X3: protein MALQWKCHCLLAVLCASFVGVGADCDQECAYCAYHLAGHATEFNSLSCTLECEGKTPSGKAWGMCKELEEINKLHEDSQSAPENDKEKEEQRQLLNKRYGGFMKRYGGFMKKGDPSDTYFADVHDENRGREILNKRYGGFMKKDVESASSVDSSDILKELLNLSELNDQKHYLDQSDSDSRSDIMKRYGGFMNAIKQNQELDNWPELQKRYGGFMRRFGKPDYQKRYGGFMKRWNDALVPSDEDGEIYSKEVPEFEKRYGGFMRN from the exons ATGGCGTTACAGTGGAAGTGCCATTGCCTGCTGGCGGTGTTGTGTGCCTCCTTCGTAGGGGTCGGGGCAGATTGTGACCAAGAATGTGCCTACTGTGCCTACCATTTAGCCGGCCATGCCACGGAGTTCAACTCGCTG AGTTGCACATTGGAGTGTGAAGGTAAGACGCCATCAGGAAAGGCATGGGGGATGTGCAAAGAGCTGGAGGAAATTAATAAACTCCACGAGGACAGTCAAAGTGCTCCTGAAAATGACAAGGAAAAGGAAGAACAACGTCAGCTTCTGAACAAGCGATATGGCGGCTTCATGAAGCGCTATGGTGGATTTATGAAAAAAGGAGACCCCAGTGACACCTACTTTGCCGACGTTCACGATGAAAATAGGGGGAGGGAGATACTGAATAAAAGATATGGGGGGTTCATGAAGAAGGATGTTGAGAGTGCTTCTTCAGTAGATTCTTCTGACATTCTCAAAGAATTGCTGAACCTGAGTGAGCTCAACGATCAGAAGCATTACTTGGACCAGAGCGACTCTGATAGCCGCAGTGACATCATGAAGAGGTATGGGGGATTCATGAATGCAATCAAACAAAACCAAGAATTAGACAATTGGCCTGAATTGCAAAAGAGATATGGAGGCTTCATGAGAAGGTTTGGGAAACCAGATTACCAGAAAAGGTATGGTGGTTTTATGAAACGTTGGAATGATGCTCTCGTCCCTTCCGATGAAGATGGTGAAATATATTCCAAAGAAGTCCCTGAATTTGAAAAGAGATATGGTGGATTTATGAGGAATTAG